Proteins encoded by one window of Salvia splendens isolate huo1 chromosome 7, SspV2, whole genome shotgun sequence:
- the LOC121742472 gene encoding hexose carrier protein HEX6-like: MAVGIAIANEGSQSQYNGRITSYLVFSCLVAAMGAFIFGYDIGVSGGVTSMEPFLEKFFPKIYKRMKEDSNISNYCKFDSQVVTLFTSSLYLAGLFTSFFASFVTDTFGRKPSLLAGGVSFLVGAALNAAAFNMFMLIIGRLLLGIGVGFTNQAVPLYLSEMSLPKYRGAISNGFQLAIGIGFFLANLVNYRTEKLKGGWGWRVSLGIVAIPASILTLGALFLPDTPSSFIMRSDGDQHKARSILQRIRGTSDVQTELDDLTAARDIAKSTESPFQNIVKRRYRPQLVMAVAMPFFQILTGINVIGFYSPILFRTLGLGESASLLSTLMTGIVGSTTTLIAIVVVDRVGRRILFMVGGGIMFVCQIGVGGIMVAKLGDHNELSKGLAYLVLGLVSLYVAGFGVSWGPLGWLIPSEIFPMEIRSAGQSVTVAVNFFFTFVVGQTFLAMMCRLKAGLFFFFGGWVALMTLFVYFLLPETKNIPIEQMEGIWKEHWFWRRIVVVHNKGLHHCG, encoded by the exons ATGGCAGTGGGAATTGCCATTGCCAATGAAGGAAGCCAAAGCCAATACAATGGACGAATCACATCCTATTTGGTCTTCTCTTGTCTTGTGGCTGCCATGGGAGCTTTCATTTTTGGCTATGATATTGGAGTTTCAG GTGGTGTGACATCTATGGAGCCTTTTTTGGAGAAAttcttcccaaaaatatacaagAGGATGAAAGAAGATAGTAACATTAGCAACTACTGCAAATTCGACAGCCAAGTAGTTACATTATTCACATCCTCACTCTATTTAGCTGGCCTCTTCACTTCCTTCTTTGCCTCTTTTGTTACGGACACCTTCGGCCGCAAACCCTCCCTGCTTGCCGGCGGTGTCTCCTTTCTTGTTGGAGCTGCCCTTAACGCCGCTGCCTTTAACATGTTCATGTTGATTATCGGTAGGCTCTTACTCGGAATCGGCGTTGGTTTCACCAACCAG GCCGTCCCGTTGTACCTGTCAGAAATGTCGCTACCGAAATACAGAGGAGCAATCAGCAACGGGTTCCAGCTCGCTATCGGCATCGGTTTCTTCTTAGCAAATCTCGTAAACTACAGAACGGAAAAGCTCAAAGGAGGTTGGGGATGGCGGGTATCACTAGGCATAGTTGCAATCCCAGCATCCATCCTAACACTAGGCGCGCTCTTCCTCCCCGACACCCCAAGCAGCTTCATCATGCGCAGCGACGGCGACCAGCACAAGGCTCGATCAATTCTCCAACGAATCCGAGGCACATCCGATGTCCAAACCGAGCTAGACGACCTGACCGCAGCTCGAGACATTGCCAAATCAACGGAAAGCCCTTTCCAAAACATCGTAAAAAGAAGGTATCGGCCTCAGCTAGTGATGGCTGTGGCAATGCCATTCTTTCAAATACTCACAGGGATCAACGTCATCGGATTCTACTCTCCCATACTATTCCGGACGCTCGGGCTGGGGGAGAGCGCGTCTCTTCTGTCCACCCTAATGACAGGCATCGTGGGATCGACGACAACTCTGATAGCAATTGTGGTAGTGGATAGAGTGGGTAGGAGAATCCTTTTTATGGTAGGGGGTGGGATTATGTTTGTGTGTCAAATTGGGGTTGGGGGGATAATGGTGGCAAAGCTAGGGGATCATAATGAGCTTAGCAAGGGGTTGGCTTACTTGGTGTTGGGGCTGGTGAGCTTGTATGTGGCGGGGTTCGGGGTGTCGTGGGGCCCGCTGGGGTGGTTGATTCCGAGCGAGATATTCCCGATGGAGATCCGATCGGCGGGGCAGAGTGTGACGGTGGCGGTCAACTTTTTTTTCACGTTCGTGGTGGGGCAGACGTTTCTGGCGATGATGTGCCGTTTGAAGGCGgggcttttcttctttttcgggGGCTGGGTGGCGCTGATGACCTTGTTTGTGTATTTCTTATTGCCGGAGACAAAGAACATCCCGATTGAACAAATGGAAGGGATTTGGAAGGAGCATTGGTTTTGGAGGAGGATAGTAGTAGTACACAACAAGGGGTTACACCATTGTGGCTAG
- the LOC121811633 gene encoding autophagy-related protein 3-like, giving the protein MVLSQKIHDAFKGTVERMTSPRTVSAFKEKGVLSINEFILAGDNLVSKCPTWSWESGDPGKRKSYLPQDKQFLITRNVPCLRRAASIGEEYEAAGGEVLVDNEDNDGWLATHGKPKEKTDDNDNVPSMETLEISKKNTTIQSIPSYFVGEEDDIPDMEEFDEADNVVENDPATLQTTYLVAHEPDDDNILRTRTYDVSITYDKYYQTPRVWLTGYDESRMLLQPELVLEDVSQDHARKTVTIEDHPHLPGKHASVHPCRHGAVMKKIIDVLMSRGVEPEVDKYLFLFLKFMASLIPTIEYDYTIDFDLGSSSS; this is encoded by the exons ATGGTGCTTTCGCAGAAAATTCACGATGCGTTCAAGGGTACGGTGGAGCGAATGACCAGCCCGCGGACCGTCTCCGCATTCAAAGAGAAAGGTGTACTCAGCATCAACGAATTCATTCTCGCCGGCGATAATCTCGTCTCCAAGTGCCCCACCTGGTCTTG GGAATCAGGGGATCCGGGCAAAAGGAAGTCATATTTGCCCCAAGACAAGCAATTCTTGATAACTAGAAATG TTCCTTGTCTTCGCAGAGCTGCTTCAATTGGAGAAGAATATGAAGCTGCGGGGGGTGAGGTTTTAGTTGACAATGAGGATAATGATGGTTGGCTGGCAACTCATGGAAAACCTAAAG AAAAAACGGATGACAATGATAATGTGCCCTCCATGGAGACTCTAGAAATCTCCAAGAAGAACACTACTATCCAGTCAATCCCATCTTACTTTGTAGGGGAGGAAGATGATATTCCAGACATGGAAGAATTTGATGAGGCGGACAATGTTGTTGAAAATGATCCT GCAACACTGCAGACCACTTATCTTGTGGCTCATGAGCCTGATGATGACAACATTCTACGAACCAGAACATATGATGTCAGCATCAC GTATGACAAATATTACCAAACGCCTCGTGTTTGGCTCACTGGATATGACGAG TCAAGGATGCTTTTGCAACCAGAACTTGTTCTTGAAGACGTTAGTCAAGACCATGCACGTAAAACG GTAACCATTGAAGACCATCCTCACTTGCCTGGAAAGCATGCATCAGTACATCCATGCCGCCATGGGGCtgtaatgaaaaaaattattgatgttCTAATGTCACGTGGAGTAGAGCCTGAAGTTGACAA GTACCTTTTCTTATTCTTGAAATTCATGGCTTCCCTGATTCCTACCATAGAGTATGATTACACCATAGACTTTGATCTTGGTAGCTCCAGCTCCTAA